Proteins from a genomic interval of Amycolatopsis sp. cg13:
- a CDS encoding DinB family protein: MKRYVDEDLNGAEFRECDLTGARLIGVVMQDAVIDGLVSNLVVNGVEVGEYVEAELDRRYPVRVLIRSEDPVDLREAARQLRKGWAATVERIRRAPGIEGRSVNDEWSAAQTMRHLVFVHDSWFRRCCLGSTELFTPMGIGPDVGPYREAHGVDRSLDPSLDEIVRVRDEQAAELEAWLDEVTAAQLEAPAPVPEDDVWPPYARGRSVRQCLRTVLNETFEHHGFCVRDLDLIEVQDVE, encoded by the coding sequence ATGAAACGGTATGTCGACGAGGACCTGAACGGTGCGGAGTTCCGCGAGTGCGATCTGACCGGGGCGCGCCTGATCGGCGTCGTCATGCAGGACGCCGTGATCGACGGGCTCGTCTCCAACCTCGTGGTGAACGGGGTCGAGGTCGGCGAGTACGTCGAGGCGGAGCTGGACCGGCGATATCCGGTGCGGGTGCTGATCCGCTCCGAGGACCCGGTCGATCTGCGCGAGGCGGCGCGTCAGCTCCGCAAAGGCTGGGCTGCCACGGTCGAGCGGATCCGCCGTGCGCCCGGCATCGAGGGCCGCAGCGTGAACGACGAGTGGTCGGCGGCGCAGACGATGCGCCACCTGGTCTTCGTCCACGATTCGTGGTTCCGCCGCTGCTGCCTTGGCTCGACGGAGCTGTTCACGCCGATGGGCATCGGGCCGGACGTCGGTCCCTACCGCGAAGCGCACGGGGTTGACCGCTCGCTCGATCCGTCCCTTGACGAGATCGTGCGCGTGCGCGACGAACAGGCGGCCGAGCTCGAGGCCTGGCTCGACGAGGTCACCGCCGCACAGCTCGAGGCGCCAGCACCGGTGCCCGAAGACGATGTCTGGCCGCCGTACGCGAGGGGCCGCTCCGTGCGGCAATGCCTGCGCACGGTGCTCAACGAGACCTTCGAGCACCACGGCTTCTGCGTCCGCGACCTCGACCTGATCGAGGTGCAGGACGTGGAGTAG
- a CDS encoding HAD-IC family P-type ATPase, with translation MPGEDGLLTQDSTRGLTAAEVAERVAAGRTNDVPSRTSRSAWEIVRSNVFTRINAIFAVLAVIIFSTGYLLDGLFAGVIVANSVVGIVQELRAKRTLDRLAIVGQVRPRVRRDGTSSELAPEEVVADDVIEIGAGDQVVVDGEVLSADALEVDESLLTGESDPVVKRAGDPIMSGSFVVAGNGAYRATKVGSEAYAAKLAEEAGRFTLVDSELRNGINKILKVITYLLVPAGALSIYNQLSGSQKLPDALRGMVAALVPMVPEGLILLTSVAFAVGVIRLGRRQCLVNELPAIEGLARVDVVCADKTGTLTENTMRLSELRRLHEEGEAPETVLAALAAADPRPNASLVAIAEGCPAAPDWTPTAVVPFSSARKWSGAAFGEHGDWVLGAPDVLLPAESEERAEAERIGAQGLRVLLLGRAANAVDAPDGPGKVTPVALAVLEQKIRGDARETLDYFAAQGVAVKLISGDNAVSVGGVARALALPGGEAPVDARTLSEDPGKLAEELEGTAVFGRATPAQKRSMVAALQARGHTVAMTGDGVNDVLALKDSDVGVAMGAGSPATRSVAQIVLLDNAFATLPYVVGEGRRVIGNIERVANLFLTKTVYSVLLALIVGVPGLIGQDAMPYPFLPRHVTIVGWFTIGLPAFVLSLAPNNDRARSGFVGRVLRMAIPAGVVIGAASFVAYILVHPGNATTHAAQVQASTTALMTLMALALWVLAVVARPYTWWKAALVATMAVVSALMFLLPWTRETFELDPSNTGYTLTAVCCAAAGVVLIEIGRWIGNRIGT, from the coding sequence ATGCCAGGGGAAGACGGCCTGCTCACGCAGGACAGCACGCGCGGGTTGACCGCGGCCGAGGTGGCCGAGCGGGTCGCCGCGGGACGGACCAACGACGTGCCTTCGCGCACGAGCCGCAGCGCGTGGGAGATCGTCCGGTCGAATGTCTTCACCCGGATCAACGCGATCTTCGCGGTGCTCGCGGTCATCATCTTCTCCACCGGCTACCTGCTGGACGGGCTGTTCGCCGGGGTGATCGTGGCGAACAGCGTCGTCGGCATCGTGCAGGAGCTGCGCGCCAAGCGGACGCTGGACCGGCTCGCGATCGTCGGCCAGGTGCGCCCGCGCGTGCGCCGCGACGGGACGAGCAGCGAGCTGGCCCCGGAAGAGGTCGTCGCCGACGACGTGATCGAGATCGGCGCGGGCGACCAGGTGGTGGTCGACGGCGAGGTGCTGTCCGCGGACGCGCTCGAGGTCGACGAATCGCTGCTCACCGGCGAATCGGACCCGGTGGTGAAGCGCGCGGGCGACCCGATCATGTCCGGCAGTTTCGTGGTGGCCGGCAACGGCGCGTACCGGGCGACGAAGGTCGGCTCGGAGGCGTACGCGGCGAAGCTGGCCGAGGAGGCGGGCCGGTTCACGCTGGTCGATTCGGAGCTGCGGAACGGGATCAACAAGATCCTGAAGGTCATCACGTACCTGCTGGTCCCGGCCGGCGCGCTGTCGATCTACAACCAGCTTTCCGGTTCGCAGAAGCTGCCCGACGCGCTGCGCGGGATGGTCGCGGCGCTCGTCCCGATGGTGCCGGAGGGCCTGATCCTGCTGACGTCGGTCGCGTTCGCGGTCGGCGTGATCCGGCTGGGCCGCAGGCAATGCCTGGTCAACGAGCTGCCCGCGATCGAGGGGCTGGCTCGCGTGGACGTCGTGTGCGCGGACAAGACCGGCACGCTCACCGAGAACACCATGCGGCTGTCCGAGCTGCGGCGGTTGCACGAGGAGGGCGAGGCGCCGGAGACGGTGCTGGCCGCGCTCGCCGCCGCCGACCCGCGCCCGAACGCCAGCCTGGTCGCGATCGCCGAGGGCTGCCCGGCCGCGCCGGACTGGACGCCGACCGCCGTGGTGCCCTTCTCGTCGGCGCGGAAGTGGAGCGGCGCGGCGTTCGGCGAACACGGCGACTGGGTGCTCGGCGCGCCGGACGTGCTGCTGCCCGCCGAGTCGGAGGAACGCGCGGAAGCCGAACGGATCGGCGCGCAGGGCCTGCGGGTGCTGCTGCTGGGCCGGGCCGCGAACGCCGTCGACGCGCCGGACGGGCCGGGCAAGGTCACGCCGGTGGCGCTGGCCGTGCTGGAACAGAAAATCCGCGGCGACGCCCGCGAGACGCTCGACTATTTCGCCGCCCAAGGCGTTGCGGTGAAACTGATTTCGGGCGACAACGCGGTGTCGGTCGGCGGTGTGGCCCGCGCGCTGGCGCTGCCCGGCGGCGAGGCTCCGGTCGACGCGCGGACGCTGTCCGAAGACCCCGGCAAGCTGGCCGAGGAACTGGAAGGCACCGCGGTGTTCGGCCGCGCGACGCCCGCGCAGAAGCGATCGATGGTCGCGGCGCTGCAGGCTCGCGGACACACCGTCGCGATGACCGGCGACGGCGTCAACGACGTCCTCGCTTTGAAGGACTCGGACGTCGGCGTCGCGATGGGCGCGGGCAGCCCGGCGACCCGGTCGGTCGCGCAGATCGTGTTGCTGGACAACGCTTTCGCGACCCTGCCGTACGTCGTCGGCGAAGGCCGCCGGGTGATCGGCAACATCGAACGAGTCGCGAACCTGTTCCTCACCAAGACGGTGTACTCGGTGCTGCTGGCGCTGATCGTCGGCGTGCCCGGGCTGATCGGCCAGGACGCGATGCCGTACCCGTTCCTGCCCCGGCACGTGACGATCGTCGGCTGGTTCACCATCGGCCTGCCCGCCTTCGTGCTGTCACTCGCGCCCAACAACGACCGCGCGCGCAGCGGATTCGTCGGCCGCGTGCTGCGAATGGCGATCCCGGCCGGGGTGGTGATCGGAGCCGCGTCGTTCGTCGCCTACATCCTGGTCCATCCCGGCAACGCGACGACCCATGCCGCGCAGGTCCAGGCGAGCACCACGGCGCTGATGACGTTGATGGCGCTGGCATTGTGGGTGCTGGCGGTCGTAGCGCGGCCCTACACCTGGTGGAAAGCCGCGCTGGTGGCGACGATGGCGGTGGTTTCAGCGCTGATGTTCCTGCTGCCGTGGACGCGCGAGACTTTCGAACTCGACCCGAGCAATACCGGCTACACGCTGACGGCGGTGTGCTGTGCCGCGGCGGGAGTGGTGCTGATCGAGATCGGGCGGTGGATCGGGAACCGGATCGGGACCTGA
- a CDS encoding nuclear transport factor 2 family protein, which translates to MAGLVIPVEEWAALHDLVHRYAARVDQRDFAGVARLFGDDGVLVLPDPPRDFGPVREHRGPEAVAAALSLLDDVPLTAHGITGTVFDPGADHATARGRITCVAHHVTPRDGRFADAVWHLHYLDRYAMTTGEWRFARREVHLDLIETREVRASRLGR; encoded by the coding sequence TTGGCGGGACTGGTGATCCCCGTCGAAGAATGGGCCGCGCTGCACGATCTCGTGCACCGTTACGCCGCCCGCGTCGACCAGCGCGACTTCGCCGGGGTCGCCCGGCTGTTCGGCGACGACGGGGTGCTCGTGCTGCCTGATCCGCCCCGCGACTTCGGCCCGGTTCGGGAGCATCGCGGTCCGGAAGCCGTCGCTGCGGCCTTGTCCCTGCTGGACGACGTGCCGCTGACCGCGCATGGCATTACCGGCACAGTCTTCGATCCCGGTGCTGATCACGCGACAGCGCGCGGACGGATCACCTGCGTCGCCCACCATGTGACCCCGCGCGACGGACGCTTCGCCGACGCGGTGTGGCATCTGCACTACCTCGACCGCTACGCCATGACCACCGGAGAATGGCGGTTCGCGCGCCGTGAAGTGCACCTCGATCTGATCGAAACCCGGGAGGTCCGCGCGTCCCGCCTCGGCCGGTGA
- a CDS encoding nuclear transport factor 2 family protein: MPLSIEDKLAIVELSNTQMRALDNHDVDGWVDAWVPDGQFISTYGTFTGRAARTEFIRGHIAAGKEDGARHLLTNYVVTGDADRATVTCLVTKLQVEAPPFIIATGVYQDVAVRTADGWRFESRRLDIDRGVFARAEAAAR; this comes from the coding sequence ATGCCACTATCCATTGAGGACAAGCTCGCGATCGTCGAGCTTTCGAACACTCAAATGCGCGCACTCGACAACCACGACGTCGACGGTTGGGTCGACGCCTGGGTCCCGGATGGACAGTTCATTTCCACCTACGGCACCTTCACCGGCCGCGCCGCACGGACCGAGTTCATCCGAGGCCACATCGCCGCCGGCAAGGAGGACGGTGCCCGCCACCTCTTGACGAACTACGTCGTCACCGGCGACGCCGACCGCGCGACCGTCACCTGCCTGGTCACCAAACTGCAGGTAGAAGCGCCGCCGTTCATCATCGCCACCGGCGTCTACCAGGACGTCGCGGTCCGCACCGCCGACGGCTGGCGCTTCGAATCCCGCCGCCTGGACATCGACCGCGGCGTCTTCGCCCGCGCCGAGGCGGCCGCGCGATGA
- a CDS encoding (2Fe-2S)-binding protein, with protein sequence MNPLTGLGPFFAVDTHSADEPASPWRPLSEVLDDGPVLRERVAQNRAVLGGDFVELRVAASIAHLGLAARLLSPALGLAAGAGAVPDYSTAWWQPKLGGAFPLSLKEDSPVESDVVTAFAERVLRGPLARLDKAMAQFSLAENVRRGNVASALNGAVTVLRSDCPEWTDRVVEIVGALEELPELAGTATRENGRFRRRSCCLFYRATPDRDGPKCGDCVLV encoded by the coding sequence GTGAACCCGCTTACCGGACTGGGCCCGTTCTTCGCCGTCGACACGCACTCGGCTGACGAACCGGCTTCGCCGTGGCGTCCGCTCTCCGAAGTCCTCGATGACGGCCCGGTGCTGCGCGAACGCGTCGCGCAGAACCGGGCCGTGCTCGGCGGCGATTTCGTGGAATTGCGCGTCGCGGCGTCGATCGCGCATCTCGGGCTGGCTGCGCGGCTCCTCTCGCCCGCGTTAGGTCTTGCTGCCGGGGCGGGAGCGGTTCCGGACTACTCGACGGCTTGGTGGCAGCCGAAGCTCGGCGGCGCGTTTCCGTTGTCTCTGAAGGAAGATTCGCCGGTTGAGTCCGATGTGGTCACAGCCTTCGCGGAACGGGTGCTGCGCGGTCCGTTGGCGCGGTTGGACAAGGCGATGGCGCAGTTCTCGCTGGCGGAGAACGTCCGGCGGGGGAACGTGGCGTCGGCGCTGAACGGGGCGGTGACGGTGTTGCGGTCCGATTGTCCAGAGTGGACTGACCGGGTCGTCGAAATCGTTGGTGCGCTGGAGGAATTGCCGGAGCTTGCCGGAACTGCGACTCGGGAGAACGGGCGGTTCCGGCGTCGCAGCTGCTGCTTGTTCTATCGGGCGACGCCGGATCGTGACGGTCCGAAGTGCGGGGACTGCGTGCTGGTCTGA
- a CDS encoding serine hydrolase domain-containing protein — translation MTSVFPSVAPSEAGLDAQGVRGFLQRLTADGISLDSLLVYRSGKLAFEHYWWPYRADRPHTTHSATKSFVGTAIGLALDEGLLRLDDHLVSFFPELVPSDASEHLRAITVEDLLTMRTGHRVGLSGKTWRLLKTSWVREYLRTPVELPPGKAFTYSSATSHMLSAIVQRTSGQSVFDYLQPRLFEPLGFAGHSWDTDPEGICSGGNGLSLRSIDFLKWGVLHLHDGLWQGDRILPAGWVREATSWHVENADAGTWNGTEFVPVSGADADERPEGYGYQLWLDADGGYRASGMFGQDVFVLPQHDAVVVTTGSITHGKHRLLSGLVHDLLVPAFSGAPSAATDASLAAELTVAAPALSPTSVALDGQRYECESNEDGLSEISFTVDDDDLVVTLDDARGRHSVRCGLSTWAESDTGVSTWQLHHSYQAESTRVLAAAQWRTPRELVLEWYFVESPFHDTVTIEFGDGQVRWHRRTNVNSGPTERPAVTAKLV, via the coding sequence GTGACCTCTGTTTTTCCTTCAGTCGCCCCGTCCGAAGCGGGCCTCGACGCCCAAGGCGTGCGCGGTTTCCTGCAGCGGCTGACCGCCGACGGGATCTCGCTCGACAGTCTCCTCGTGTACCGCTCGGGCAAGCTGGCCTTCGAGCATTACTGGTGGCCGTATCGCGCGGACCGTCCACATACGACACATTCAGCGACGAAGTCCTTTGTCGGCACGGCGATCGGGCTCGCGCTGGACGAAGGTCTGCTGCGGCTGGACGACCACCTGGTGTCGTTCTTCCCGGAACTCGTGCCGTCCGACGCGTCGGAGCATCTGCGCGCGATCACTGTCGAAGACCTGCTGACCATGCGGACCGGCCACCGCGTCGGCCTGTCCGGCAAGACCTGGCGACTGCTGAAGACCAGCTGGGTGCGGGAATACCTGCGCACTCCGGTGGAGCTGCCGCCGGGCAAGGCGTTCACCTACTCCAGCGCGACGTCGCACATGCTGTCCGCCATCGTGCAGCGGACGTCCGGCCAATCGGTCTTCGACTACCTGCAGCCGCGGCTGTTCGAGCCGCTCGGTTTCGCCGGGCACAGCTGGGACACCGATCCGGAAGGCATCTGCTCCGGAGGGAACGGCCTCAGCCTGCGCAGCATCGACTTCCTGAAGTGGGGCGTCCTGCACCTGCACGACGGACTCTGGCAGGGCGACCGGATCCTGCCCGCGGGCTGGGTCCGCGAGGCCACCTCCTGGCACGTCGAGAACGCCGACGCCGGGACGTGGAACGGCACCGAATTCGTCCCGGTTTCCGGTGCCGACGCGGACGAACGCCCGGAAGGCTACGGCTACCAGCTGTGGCTGGACGCCGACGGCGGCTACCGAGCGTCCGGGATGTTCGGCCAGGACGTCTTCGTGCTCCCCCAGCACGATGCGGTAGTCGTCACGACCGGCAGTATCACGCACGGCAAGCACCGGCTGCTATCCGGCCTGGTGCACGATCTGCTGGTGCCCGCTTTCTCCGGTGCTCCTTCCGCTGCGACTGATGCTTCGCTGGCTGCCGAGCTCACGGTTGCTGCCCCGGCGCTTTCGCCGACCTCCGTTGCGCTGGACGGCCAGCGGTACGAGTGCGAGTCCAATGAGGACGGACTCTCGGAGATCTCGTTCACTGTGGACGATGATGACCTCGTGGTGACCTTGGACGACGCGCGCGGCCGCCACTCGGTCCGGTGTGGACTGTCCACGTGGGCCGAGTCGGACACCGGCGTCAGCACCTGGCAGCTGCACCACTCGTACCAGGCCGAATCGACGCGCGTCCTCGCCGCGGCTCAGTGGCGTACTCCGCGCGAATTGGTGCTGGAGTGGTACTTCGTGGAATCGCCGTTCCACGACACCGTCACCATCGAGTTCGGCGACGGTCAGGTGCGCTGGCACCGCCGCACCAATGTCAACAGCGGGCCGACCGAGCGTCCAGCAGTTACTGCGAAGCTCGTCTGA
- a CDS encoding DUF1918 domain-containing protein, whose product MHAQRGDWLVVKGIHVDVPEHRGRIVAVGSPDGDPPFTVRWLGADHESTVFPGPDAIVLTDAELAAQDARARR is encoded by the coding sequence ATGCACGCACAGCGCGGAGATTGGCTGGTCGTGAAGGGAATCCACGTGGACGTTCCGGAGCACCGGGGCCGCATCGTGGCCGTGGGATCGCCGGACGGGGACCCGCCGTTCACCGTCCGCTGGCTCGGCGCGGATCACGAGTCGACGGTCTTCCCCGGCCCGGACGCGATCGTGCTGACCGACGCCGAACTGGCCGCCCAGGACGCACGCGCCCGGCGATAG
- a CDS encoding amino acid ABC transporter permease, protein MNDDILFDALGPKAKARLRTVSILCGLVLLGLLALVLVRLGASGQLDPARWAILVDGAMLRFLLQGLVMTLLVGLVSTVLSVAVGVLLALGRLSRKRWLSWPCATVIEFFRAMPLLLILFFFMFGLPLLGVRVPIFWQLVLAIVAHAGAIFAEIVRAGILAVGRGQSEAGHAIGLRHWETMAFVVLPQAARALAPALISQTVRVIKESSLGYVVGIAELLNNGKVLGEFSGDFIQAYVGAGLLYIVVNIALSRVAERLANRKKTLVREPS, encoded by the coding sequence GTGAACGACGACATCCTCTTCGACGCACTCGGCCCGAAGGCCAAAGCCCGGCTGCGCACCGTGTCGATCCTTTGCGGACTCGTGCTGCTCGGGCTGCTGGCCCTCGTCCTCGTGCGGCTCGGCGCGTCCGGCCAGCTCGACCCGGCCCGCTGGGCGATCCTGGTCGACGGCGCGATGCTGCGGTTCCTCTTGCAGGGTCTAGTGATGACGCTGCTGGTCGGCCTGGTGTCCACGGTGCTGTCGGTCGCGGTCGGCGTGTTGCTCGCGCTCGGCCGGTTGAGCCGGAAGCGGTGGCTGAGCTGGCCGTGCGCCACCGTGATCGAGTTCTTCCGCGCGATGCCGCTGCTGCTGATCCTGTTCTTCTTCATGTTCGGGCTGCCGCTGCTCGGCGTCCGGGTGCCGATCTTCTGGCAGCTGGTGCTGGCGATCGTCGCGCACGCCGGCGCGATCTTCGCCGAGATCGTGCGGGCCGGGATCCTCGCGGTGGGGCGAGGGCAGAGCGAGGCCGGGCACGCGATCGGCCTGCGACACTGGGAGACCATGGCGTTCGTCGTGCTCCCGCAGGCGGCCCGCGCGCTCGCGCCCGCGCTGATCAGCCAGACCGTTCGGGTCATCAAGGAATCCAGCCTCGGCTACGTCGTCGGCATCGCCGAACTGCTGAACAACGGCAAGGTGCTCGGCGAGTTCAGCGGCGATTTCATCCAGGCGTACGTCGGGGCCGGGCTGCTCTACATCGTCGTCAACATCGCACTCTCGCGGGTCGCCGAACGGCTCGCGAACCGCAAGAAAACACTCGTCCGGGAGCCTTCGTGA
- a CDS encoding helix-turn-helix domain-containing protein, which yields MSRLAGIAELVRERGERMVRAADDVDEVVGACSSALRPHTLRVRERRLSARLDHLAAGSVSLNRLRYGAAVSISELAPEQDEFLLSLPVGGRARFAYGATNAVLRPGAASVVSPYRAFQLDLDGEFDQVVLRLDRPLVERTAALLAGVPGTVAVQFDLRAAAVSPGVLALVEAAIHLSGGGARPGHLEALLAETLLLGHPNTLSETLAAEAKPPSSARVRRAMDYLLAHLPESFSMAAVARHCGVSLRSLQLGFRRETGRTLSEWLREQRLARARALLAAADPASTTVTATATACGFVHLGDFAAQFKRRFGESPSAVLRKTDDGGSPRR from the coding sequence ATGAGCCGCTTGGCCGGGATCGCCGAGCTCGTGCGCGAGCGCGGGGAACGGATGGTGCGTGCGGCCGACGACGTGGACGAGGTCGTCGGCGCGTGCAGTTCCGCCCTGCGCCCGCACACGCTGCGGGTCCGCGAGCGCCGGCTTTCCGCGCGGCTCGACCACCTCGCCGCCGGTTCGGTCTCGCTGAACCGGCTGCGGTACGGCGCGGCCGTGAGCATCTCGGAGCTGGCTCCCGAACAGGACGAGTTCCTGCTTTCGCTGCCGGTGGGCGGCCGGGCGCGATTCGCCTACGGCGCGACGAACGCGGTGCTGCGGCCCGGCGCGGCGTCGGTGGTGAGCCCGTACCGCGCGTTCCAGCTCGACCTCGACGGCGAGTTCGACCAGGTCGTGTTGCGCCTCGACCGGCCGCTGGTCGAGCGGACCGCCGCGCTGCTCGCCGGGGTGCCCGGCACGGTGGCGGTGCAGTTCGACCTCCGCGCGGCCGCCGTCTCCCCCGGCGTGCTGGCGCTGGTCGAGGCCGCGATCCACCTGTCCGGCGGAGGCGCACGGCCCGGACACCTCGAAGCGTTGCTGGCCGAGACGTTGCTGCTCGGCCACCCGAACACCCTCAGCGAAACCCTTGCCGCCGAAGCGAAACCGCCGTCGTCCGCCCGGGTTCGCCGCGCGATGGACTACCTGCTGGCGCATCTGCCGGAGTCGTTCTCGATGGCCGCAGTGGCGCGGCATTGCGGAGTGTCGCTGCGCAGCCTGCAACTCGGCTTCCGCCGCGAAACCGGCCGGACTCTCAGCGAATGGCTCCGCGAACAGCGTCTGGCCCGAGCCCGCGCACTGCTGGCCGCGGCGGATCCGGCCAGCACCACGGTGACAGCGACCGCAACCGCTTGCGGCTTCGTGCATCTCGGCGATTTCGCCGCCCAGTTCAAGCGCCGGTTCGGCGAATCGCCGTCCGCGGTGCTGCGCAAAACCGACGACGGCGGTTCGCCCAGGCGATAG
- a CDS encoding DUF3558 family protein: MAPNKIVPPGGSRRTGLLLALLLGVAGCSSAPPPPPRLSPPLPDAPLDLTQFTTKPCDLMTSHQLTMFFVNNQGTASPVAGKTACTWIPHDTKALTYVASVDTTSGGLEALYHRRAAVADFAPVFVHSYPGVHRDDRDGHCTVETGVADDTLLNVTVTATDPKLDVYGDPCYEADRFAGIMVAYQANRAP; encoded by the coding sequence GTGGCGCCGAACAAAATCGTGCCTCCCGGCGGCAGTCGCCGTACGGGCTTGCTGCTCGCGCTCCTCCTCGGCGTCGCGGGCTGCTCGTCCGCGCCGCCGCCTCCGCCGCGTCTGTCGCCGCCGCTGCCCGATGCCCCGCTGGATCTCACGCAGTTCACCACCAAGCCCTGCGACCTGATGACCTCCCACCAGCTGACCATGTTCTTCGTCAACAACCAGGGAACGGCCTCCCCTGTCGCCGGGAAAACCGCCTGCACCTGGATCCCCCACGACACGAAGGCCCTGACGTACGTCGCCTCCGTCGACACCACCTCAGGCGGGCTGGAAGCGCTGTACCACCGCCGTGCCGCGGTCGCGGACTTCGCCCCGGTCTTCGTCCACAGCTACCCCGGCGTTCACCGAGACGACCGCGACGGTCACTGCACCGTCGAAACCGGCGTCGCCGACGACACGCTCCTCAACGTCACCGTCACGGCCACCGATCCGAAGCTGGACGTGTACGGCGACCCTTGCTACGAAGCAGACCGATTCGCCGGGATCATGGTCGCCTACCAGGCCAACCGAGCGCCCTGA
- a CDS encoding alpha/beta fold hydrolase translates to MTGLAAERWGKSGPPIVMVHGSLSSAATAFGEQKVLADRFRIIAPYRRGYQPSPPTARIDPDRDAADVAELLGDGAHLLGTSMGGVVAMRAAALAPDKVWSLTVVEPPALPNGSGRPAAARLAVALRDYWAATADSDPATFVAGFLRVLNVDLPLPSPLPPPLLEAARNLMTERPWETGVPVEALARTPFPKLVVTGGGTSGFEDVADALAEGLSAKRVLFPGSPHAVQRIGQRFNEEFLAHLAG, encoded by the coding sequence ATGACCGGCCTGGCCGCCGAACGGTGGGGAAAATCCGGCCCGCCGATCGTCATGGTGCACGGCAGCCTGAGCTCGGCCGCCACCGCGTTCGGCGAGCAGAAGGTGCTCGCCGACCGGTTCCGGATCATCGCCCCGTACCGCCGCGGGTACCAGCCCAGCCCGCCGACCGCCCGCATCGACCCGGACCGCGACGCCGCCGATGTAGCCGAACTCCTAGGCGACGGCGCCCACCTGCTGGGCACATCGATGGGCGGGGTGGTGGCCATGCGCGCTGCTGCTCTGGCACCGGACAAGGTCTGGTCGCTTACCGTGGTCGAGCCGCCCGCCCTGCCGAACGGCTCCGGCCGTCCCGCTGCTGCCCGGCTCGCGGTTGCCCTCCGCGACTACTGGGCGGCCACCGCGGACAGCGATCCGGCGACGTTCGTGGCTGGGTTTCTTCGGGTGCTGAACGTCGATCTGCCGTTGCCGTCGCCGCTTCCGCCTCCGTTGCTGGAGGCCGCGCGCAACCTGATGACGGAACGGCCGTGGGAGACGGGTGTGCCGGTGGAGGCGCTGGCCCGCACGCCGTTCCCGAAACTGGTGGTGACCGGTGGCGGTACTTCGGGGTTCGAGGATGTCGCCGACGCGCTGGCGGAAGGGTTGTCCGCGAAGCGGGTTCTCTTCCCGGGGAGTCCGCACGCTGTGCAGCGGATCGGGCAGCGGTTCAACGAGGAGTTCCTGGCCCATTTGGCAGGTTAG
- a CDS encoding amino acid ABC transporter permease, which yields MLSGHAGEILGGFTTTLLLTACAFPLALVLGCVVAICRISPVRPLRIAGRLYVDLVRNSPLLLIAVLLIFGLPDAGVLIPLFWCLVLALGVYFAAYVCETIRSGIRAVDRGQVEAARAIGLPFRRVVLDVLLPQAFRAMVQPLGTILINVALGSALGAAVGVDELTLETRSFNLETAEPILAFAVAACGYLVINLAVSGVVRLVERKVRVLR from the coding sequence GTGCTTTCCGGTCATGCCGGTGAAATCCTCGGCGGTTTCACCACCACTTTGCTGCTCACCGCGTGCGCCTTTCCGCTCGCGCTCGTCCTCGGCTGCGTCGTCGCGATCTGCCGGATCAGCCCGGTCCGGCCGCTGCGCATCGCCGGCCGGCTGTATGTCGATCTCGTCCGCAACTCGCCGTTGCTGCTGATCGCCGTGTTGCTCATCTTCGGGCTGCCCGACGCTGGCGTGTTGATTCCGTTGTTCTGGTGTCTGGTGCTCGCACTGGGCGTCTACTTCGCCGCGTACGTCTGCGAGACCATCCGGTCGGGCATCCGCGCGGTGGATCGCGGGCAGGTCGAGGCGGCCAGGGCGATCGGGCTGCCGTTCCGCCGGGTCGTGCTGGATGTGCTGCTCCCACAGGCGTTTCGCGCGATGGTGCAGCCGCTGGGGACGATCCTGATCAACGTCGCGCTCGGGTCGGCGCTCGGCGCGGCCGTCGGCGTGGACGAACTGACGCTGGAAACCCGCTCGTTCAACCTCGAGACCGCCGAGCCGATCCTGGCCTTCGCCGTCGCGGCCTGCGGTTATCTCGTCATCAACCTGGCGGTCAGCGGGGTCGTGCGGCTCGTCGAGCGAAAGGTCCGGGTGCTCCGGTGA